A region of Gemmatimonadaceae bacterium DNA encodes the following proteins:
- a CDS encoding DUF1957 domain-containing protein, whose protein sequence is MLHSHLPYVLHHGRWPHGSDWLCEAAFDTYLPLLEALRALDRANVAAPVTLGVTPVLAAMLDHADFAAEVETWVDQRFADCHTSLGAMRGSADAPLIPLVRGWQRRLRRLHALFHDIGGDILGQLRALQDRERLELTSSAATHAILPLLGRDESIRLQLLVGRSEHRRLFGRDAEGCWLPECAYRPAGPWNPLRDSRGAGWRRGIEAHVAYTGYRYVFVDAHMAKAGEPLGVYGTMFGGEPEHAVLPRPTRLTGEGSPYRAWRVGTDESSASLAAFVRDPVASARVWNRHAGYPGHDDYLEFHKQRWPGGLRLWRVTSRTGDLGSKLPYDPLAARRTARRHAREFVGTLARTREPSGALPTVIAAPYTELFGHWWFEGTDFLRDVYATFPLHRGLRAVTASEHIDSHGAPATIDLLEGSWGRDGDFGMWLSDRSSWTWPIVWELEHRFWDLAPDALGRRELGPVLDQAARELLLLQASDWAFIMTTGEVEDYAAQRFHGHARDCRELIGILDRAARGEGVERGAAIAEQMQRRDDVFRTVRPAIAETLDLPFV, encoded by the coding sequence ATGCTCCACAGCCACCTGCCGTACGTGTTGCACCACGGCCGGTGGCCGCACGGCTCCGACTGGCTCTGCGAGGCGGCGTTCGACACCTACCTCCCGCTGCTCGAGGCGTTGCGTGCCCTCGATCGCGCGAATGTCGCCGCCCCGGTCACCCTCGGCGTCACCCCGGTGCTGGCCGCCATGCTCGACCACGCGGATTTCGCCGCCGAGGTGGAAACCTGGGTCGACCAGCGCTTTGCCGACTGCCACACCTCGCTCGGTGCGATGCGCGGGAGCGCCGATGCGCCGCTCATTCCGCTCGTCCGTGGCTGGCAACGACGCCTGCGGCGGCTGCACGCCCTCTTTCACGACATTGGCGGCGACATCCTGGGTCAGCTGCGCGCGCTGCAGGATCGCGAGCGACTCGAGCTCACGTCGTCCGCCGCCACACATGCGATCCTGCCGCTGCTCGGCCGCGACGAGAGTATTCGCCTGCAGTTGCTCGTTGGGCGCTCCGAGCATCGGCGTCTGTTTGGTCGCGACGCCGAGGGGTGCTGGCTGCCGGAGTGCGCCTACCGACCGGCCGGGCCGTGGAACCCCCTGCGCGATTCGCGAGGCGCGGGCTGGCGCCGCGGGATCGAAGCCCATGTCGCGTACACGGGCTATCGCTACGTGTTCGTCGATGCCCACATGGCGAAAGCCGGAGAACCACTCGGCGTGTACGGCACCATGTTCGGCGGCGAGCCCGAACATGCGGTGCTGCCGCGCCCGACGCGCCTGACCGGCGAGGGATCGCCGTACCGGGCCTGGCGTGTCGGCACGGACGAGTCATCAGCATCGCTCGCTGCGTTCGTGCGCGATCCCGTGGCGTCGGCCAGGGTGTGGAATCGGCACGCCGGCTACCCCGGGCACGACGACTACCTCGAGTTCCACAAACAGCGCTGGCCCGGCGGGCTCCGGCTCTGGCGCGTCACCTCGCGCACCGGAGACCTCGGGAGCAAGCTGCCCTACGATCCGCTCGCTGCGCGGCGCACGGCCAGGCGCCATGCGCGCGAGTTCGTCGGCACACTGGCGCGTACGAGGGAGCCATCCGGTGCGCTCCCCACCGTGATCGCCGCGCCCTACACCGAACTGTTTGGGCACTGGTGGTTCGAAGGCACCGACTTTCTGCGCGACGTGTACGCGACGTTTCCGTTGCACCGCGGGCTCCGCGCCGTGACCGCCAGCGAGCACATCGATAGCCACGGAGCGCCGGCCACGATCGACCTGCTCGAAGGCTCGTGGGGCCGCGACGGTGACTTCGGCATGTGGCTGAGCGATCGATCGTCGTGGACGTGGCCGATCGTGTGGGAACTCGAGCACCGGTTCTGGGATCTGGCGCCCGATGCGCTCGGGCGCCGGGAGCTGGGTCCCGTGCTCGATCAGGCGGCGCGCGAGCTGTTGCTCCTGCAGGCGTCCGACTGGGCGTTCATCATGACCACCGGTGAGGTGGAGGACTACGCTGCGCAGCGCTTTCACGGACATGCGCGCGACTGTCGCGAGCTGATCGGCATCCTCGATCGTGCTGCACGCGGCGAAGGCGTCGAGCGTGGCGCGGCGATCGCGGAGCAAATGCAGCGTCGCGATGACGTCTTTCGCACCGTTCGGCCGGCGATCGCCGAAACACTGGACCTTCCCTTCGTCTGA
- a CDS encoding glycogen synthase has product MAARKRTATGSSDTVGAEATPLQPAADAAKAPKVRRPRKPRVARAATPVAAAPPAPYPLTTPSGEPVTVVHIAAELAPFARTGGLGEAVANLALEQIRAGLTVAIIMPLYRQVHDVVSDFVAVGDPFPVQVGPRREEAQLYESASLRARQAEGKPRVYFIANAHYFDRDGIYGDRYGDYGDNAQRWAFFALAALSALPAIATAPVMMHVHDWHAALAPAYLRARDVGRPFYRKTWSTLTVHNAGFQGHFPTSTIPEIGLPWEFYNHHMFEWYGRVNLLKGGLACADVATTVSPTHALELRTPAGGFGLHDVFVTMRERFVGVLNGIDNADWDPATDSHIAHTYSLAALGNKRKNKTALQNLFGLPQRSGTPIIGMSARMVAQKGLDLILGSPAFLSLDAQFVFLGQGEKRYVDILRDLAAIAPGRIGVQTNFTVEQEHRLLAGADMIVMPSQYEPCGLTQMRAQRYGTLPVARRVGGLADTIEDNVTGFLFDDYTQAAFIAACARAIDHYRHPQVWTAMVREAMARDFGWHRSEARYRELYRRAIASPRWRR; this is encoded by the coding sequence ATGGCCGCGCGCAAGCGTACGGCGACAGGGTCATCGGACACCGTGGGGGCTGAGGCCACGCCGCTCCAGCCGGCCGCTGATGCGGCGAAGGCGCCCAAGGTTCGTCGTCCTCGCAAGCCGCGCGTCGCGCGCGCGGCCACACCCGTAGCCGCAGCACCACCGGCCCCGTATCCGCTGACCACGCCGTCCGGCGAACCGGTCACCGTAGTGCACATCGCAGCAGAGTTGGCACCGTTTGCCCGCACCGGTGGCCTGGGCGAGGCCGTGGCCAACCTCGCGCTCGAGCAGATCCGCGCCGGTCTCACGGTCGCGATCATCATGCCGCTGTATCGCCAGGTGCACGACGTGGTCAGCGACTTCGTGGCGGTGGGCGATCCGTTTCCGGTGCAGGTGGGACCACGGCGCGAGGAGGCGCAGCTGTACGAGTCGGCGTCGCTGCGCGCCCGCCAGGCGGAGGGCAAGCCGCGCGTATACTTCATTGCCAACGCGCACTACTTCGATCGCGACGGCATCTACGGCGATCGGTACGGCGACTACGGCGACAACGCGCAGCGCTGGGCCTTCTTTGCGCTTGCCGCGCTGTCGGCGCTGCCGGCGATCGCCACGGCGCCGGTGATGATGCACGTTCACGACTGGCACGCGGCGCTCGCGCCGGCGTACCTGCGCGCCCGCGACGTGGGGCGCCCGTTCTACCGGAAGACGTGGTCCACGCTCACCGTGCACAATGCCGGGTTCCAGGGCCACTTCCCCACGTCGACCATCCCCGAAATCGGGCTGCCGTGGGAGTTCTACAACCATCACATGTTCGAGTGGTACGGGCGCGTGAACCTGCTCAAGGGCGGCCTTGCCTGCGCGGACGTGGCCACCACCGTGAGTCCCACTCACGCCCTCGAGCTGCGCACGCCGGCCGGAGGCTTTGGCCTGCACGACGTGTTCGTCACGATGCGCGAGCGCTTCGTCGGCGTGCTGAACGGCATCGACAACGCCGACTGGGATCCGGCCACCGACAGTCACATCGCGCACACCTATTCGCTGGCCGCCCTCGGCAACAAGCGAAAGAACAAGACCGCCCTGCAGAATCTCTTTGGTCTGCCGCAGCGATCGGGCACGCCGATCATCGGCATGAGCGCCCGCATGGTGGCGCAGAAGGGGCTGGACCTGATCCTTGGCTCGCCGGCGTTCCTGTCACTGGATGCGCAGTTCGTCTTCCTTGGTCAGGGAGAGAAGCGCTACGTCGACATCCTCCGCGATCTCGCGGCGATCGCCCCGGGTCGCATCGGCGTGCAGACCAACTTCACGGTGGAGCAGGAGCACCGGCTACTGGCCGGCGCGGACATGATCGTCATGCCGTCGCAATACGAACCGTGTGGCCTGACCCAGATGCGCGCGCAGCGCTACGGGACGCTGCCGGTCGCGCGCCGCGTGGGCGGGCTCGCCGACACGATCGAGGACAACGTCACCGGCTTCCTGTTCGATGACTACACGCAGGCTGCGTTCATCGCCGCCTGTGCCCGCGCCATCGACCACTACCGGCATCCGCAGGTGTGGACCGCGATGGTGAGGGAAGCGATGGCCCGGGACTTCGGGTGGCACCGATCGGAAGCGCGATATCGCGAGCTGTACCGCCGGGCCATCGCGTCGCCACGGTGGAGGCGGTAG
- the glgP gene encoding alpha-glucan family phosphorylase has translation MSANREKIPYLPERIVQLGTIATNLSWSWSRNARQLFQMLDESLWHLTRHNPIAMLRRIDPSRLSELARDPRFLDLYDRVARETAREDSFDGTWFREQFGALDNGSIAYFCAEFGLHNSVPIYSGGLGVLAGDHCKSSSDLGVPLIGVGLFYQKGYFDQQLDLQGHQVDSDEQYDIANTPLERLYGPQREPYLATVRTFDRDIRVAAWQMRVGRVTVYLLDTNLEANAPEDRELTSKLYTGGPDVRLRQEWILGVGGVRVLRAVGARAAAWHANEGHAAFMLVERVRELCTTGTSFEDAVHQVRASSIFTTHTPVPAGHDAFDFPKVEQCAGPMWEEMGITRDAFLEIGRHPTENRGQFHMTVCALRLSRYVNGVARKHGEVSRQIWAPLWPDRDSPRVPIGHVTNGVHKATWMARELMDLFDHEFGHEWPNQVSDPAFWERVLDIDDARIWDIHVELKTGMMNFIREEARRRWARHWKEASHVVGAGTLLNPTALTIGFARRFATYKRANLIFQDAERLRALLVDAARPVQIIFAGKAHPADNPGKEVLRSVYAFTRDSRFEGRVAFIEDYELHLAHRLVQGVDLWMNLPRVPLEASGTSGMKAALNGVPQLSTLDGWWHEGYDGLNGWAIPPASSRATPDEWDAEQLYRLLEEQVVPLYYGRDDRGLPRAWILKMKHAIRVAGQQFTSRRMLQTYSRSYYVPAMSGNPQPDDPPTA, from the coding sequence ATGTCGGCCAATCGCGAGAAGATTCCATACCTGCCCGAGCGCATAGTGCAGCTCGGCACCATCGCCACCAACCTGTCCTGGAGCTGGAGCCGGAACGCGCGCCAGCTCTTTCAGATGCTGGACGAGTCGCTTTGGCACCTGACGCGGCACAATCCGATCGCGATGCTGCGGCGGATCGACCCGAGCCGTCTGAGCGAACTCGCGCGTGACCCGCGGTTTCTCGACCTCTACGATCGCGTGGCGCGCGAGACCGCCCGCGAGGACTCCTTCGACGGGACGTGGTTTCGCGAGCAGTTCGGCGCATTGGACAACGGCTCGATCGCGTACTTCTGCGCCGAGTTTGGCCTGCACAACTCGGTCCCCATCTACTCGGGTGGCCTTGGTGTGCTGGCCGGGGATCACTGCAAGTCGTCATCGGACCTCGGCGTACCCCTGATTGGTGTCGGCCTCTTCTATCAGAAGGGCTATTTCGATCAGCAGCTCGACCTCCAGGGTCACCAGGTCGACTCCGACGAGCAATACGACATCGCCAACACGCCGCTCGAGCGTCTCTACGGCCCCCAGCGCGAGCCCTATCTGGCCACCGTGCGCACGTTCGACCGGGACATCCGCGTGGCCGCGTGGCAGATGCGCGTAGGGCGCGTGACGGTGTACCTGCTCGACACGAACCTCGAGGCCAATGCGCCCGAGGATCGCGAGCTGACGTCCAAGCTGTATACCGGCGGCCCGGACGTACGGCTGCGTCAGGAGTGGATCCTGGGCGTTGGCGGCGTGCGCGTGCTGCGTGCGGTGGGTGCGCGCGCGGCCGCGTGGCATGCCAACGAAGGCCACGCCGCGTTCATGCTGGTCGAGCGCGTACGCGAACTGTGCACAACCGGCACCTCGTTCGAGGACGCCGTGCACCAGGTGCGTGCATCGAGCATCTTCACCACGCACACGCCCGTCCCCGCCGGCCACGACGCGTTCGACTTTCCCAAGGTCGAGCAGTGTGCCGGCCCGATGTGGGAGGAGATGGGCATCACCAGGGACGCGTTTCTCGAAATTGGCCGGCATCCCACGGAGAACCGCGGCCAGTTCCACATGACCGTGTGTGCGCTGCGCCTTTCGCGATACGTGAACGGCGTGGCCCGCAAGCACGGCGAAGTGTCGCGGCAGATCTGGGCACCGCTCTGGCCGGACCGCGACAGTCCCAGGGTGCCGATCGGTCACGTCACGAACGGCGTGCACAAGGCGACGTGGATGGCGCGCGAGCTGATGGACCTCTTCGACCACGAGTTCGGGCACGAATGGCCGAACCAGGTGAGCGACCCGGCGTTCTGGGAGCGCGTGCTCGATATCGACGATGCAAGGATCTGGGACATCCACGTCGAGCTGAAGACGGGGATGATGAACTTCATTCGCGAGGAAGCACGACGCCGGTGGGCGCGCCACTGGAAAGAGGCTTCACACGTGGTTGGCGCGGGCACCTTGCTCAATCCGACGGCCCTGACCATCGGGTTCGCACGTCGATTTGCCACGTACAAGCGCGCCAACCTGATCTTCCAGGACGCCGAGCGGTTGCGCGCGCTGCTGGTGGACGCGGCACGACCGGTTCAGATCATTTTTGCCGGCAAGGCGCACCCGGCGGACAATCCCGGCAAGGAAGTGCTGCGGAGCGTGTACGCGTTCACGCGGGACTCGCGCTTCGAGGGTCGCGTGGCGTTCATCGAGGACTACGAACTGCACCTGGCGCACCGGCTGGTGCAGGGTGTCGACCTGTGGATGAACCTTCCGCGCGTGCCGCTGGAGGCGAGCGGCACCAGCGGCATGAAGGCCGCCCTCAATGGAGTGCCGCAGCTCTCGACCCTCGACGGTTGGTGGCATGAGGGGTATGACGGACTCAATGGGTGGGCGATTCCCCCTGCTTCCTCGCGGGCAACCCCGGACGAATGGGATGCCGAACAGCTGTATCGTCTGCTCGAGGAACAGGTGGTGCCGCTCTACTATGGCCGAGATGACCGCGGCCTGCCGCGCGCGTGGATCCTGAAGATGAAACACGCGATCCGCGTGGCTGGACAACAGTTCACCTCGCGGCGCATGCTCCAGACGTACAGCCGCTCCTACTACGTCCCGGCGATGAGCGGGAACCCGCAGCCGGACGATCCGCCAACGGCATGA
- the actP gene encoding cation/acetate symporter ActP — protein MILLAQAQAAADTIRTATRIGEPNAVAMFFFFAFIGVTLGITYWAARRTRTTEDFYAAARSITAGQNGFALAGDYMSAASFLGIAGLVSTTGFDGLIYSTGWLVGWPVVLFLIAEPLRNLGKYTFADVVAARLRQVPVRIAAAIGTLATVIFYLIAQMVGAGGLIRLMFGLPYETAIVIVGAAMIAYVLFGGMIATTWVQIVKAVLLLAGATILAGLVLARFGFSPGALFAAAAERYGSGVLAPGRLVANPWDAVSLGMALMFGTAGLPHILMRFYTVPDARAARTSVFYATGLIGFFYLMTFILGFGAMVLVGPDAITAVDRGGNMAAPLLAETLGGTPFLGFIAAVAFATILAVVAGLTLSGAAALSHDLWVNVARKGDASPHEQLRVARLATVGLGIVAVVLGITFKGQNVAFMVSLAFAIAASSNFPALVLAIFWKRATTAGVVSAMVLGTTATLVLIWLSPTIQVDILKHDGAWFALKNPALVTIPLSFAIGIVVSLASRDPVALARHDEVQRRMHVGA, from the coding sequence ATGATCCTGCTGGCACAGGCGCAGGCGGCCGCCGATACGATCCGGACCGCCACGCGGATCGGCGAGCCGAACGCGGTGGCGATGTTCTTCTTCTTCGCGTTCATTGGCGTCACGCTCGGCATCACCTACTGGGCAGCGCGTCGCACGCGCACGACCGAGGACTTCTACGCGGCCGCGCGTTCGATCACGGCCGGGCAGAACGGATTCGCGCTCGCCGGCGACTACATGAGTGCTGCGTCGTTCCTTGGCATCGCTGGCCTGGTATCGACCACCGGCTTCGACGGCCTGATCTACTCCACGGGTTGGCTGGTGGGCTGGCCGGTCGTGCTGTTCCTCATCGCCGAGCCACTGCGCAATCTCGGAAAATACACGTTCGCCGACGTGGTGGCGGCGCGCCTGCGGCAGGTGCCCGTGCGCATCGCCGCGGCCATCGGTACACTCGCGACGGTGATCTTCTACCTCATCGCGCAGATGGTGGGCGCGGGCGGTCTCATCCGTCTCATGTTCGGTCTGCCGTACGAAACGGCGATCGTGATCGTTGGCGCGGCCATGATCGCCTACGTGCTGTTCGGCGGCATGATCGCGACGACGTGGGTGCAGATCGTGAAGGCGGTGCTCCTGCTGGCGGGCGCCACGATCCTCGCCGGACTGGTGCTCGCCCGGTTCGGGTTCAGTCCCGGTGCGCTCTTTGCCGCAGCCGCCGAGCGGTATGGCTCCGGCGTGCTGGCGCCGGGACGGTTGGTGGCGAATCCCTGGGATGCCGTGTCCCTTGGCATGGCGCTCATGTTCGGCACGGCGGGCCTGCCGCACATCCTCATGCGTTTCTACACGGTGCCTGACGCGCGCGCGGCGCGTACGTCGGTGTTTTACGCGACGGGCCTGATCGGGTTCTTCTACCTGATGACGTTCATCCTGGGCTTCGGCGCGATGGTGCTCGTCGGTCCCGACGCGATCACCGCGGTGGATCGCGGCGGCAACATGGCGGCGCCGCTCCTGGCAGAAACCCTGGGCGGCACGCCCTTTCTGGGGTTCATTGCGGCGGTGGCCTTCGCAACGATCCTGGCAGTCGTGGCTGGTCTCACGCTCTCCGGTGCGGCCGCGCTGTCGCACGACCTCTGGGTGAACGTGGCGCGCAAGGGCGACGCGAGTCCGCACGAGCAGTTGCGCGTGGCTCGGCTCGCCACGGTGGGGCTCGGCATCGTAGCGGTGGTGCTCGGCATCACGTTCAAGGGGCAGAACGTGGCATTCATGGTGTCGCTCGCCTTCGCGATCGCCGCCAGCTCGAACTTTCCCGCGCTCGTGCTCGCGATCTTCTGGAAGCGCGCAACCACCGCGGGTGTGGTCTCGGCGATGGTATTGGGCACCACGGCCACGCTGGTGTTGATCTGGCTGTCGCCGACGATCCAGGTCGACATCCTCAAACACGACGGTGCCTGGTTCGCGCTCAAGAACCCGGCGCTGGTGACCATCCCGCTGTCATTCGCCATCGGTATCGTCGTCTCACTCGCGTCGCGCGACCCGGTGGCGCTCGCGCGTCACGACGAGGTGCAGCGTCGTATGCACGTCGGGGCCTGA
- a CDS encoding DUF485 domain-containing protein, with translation MTDREHRLRDIARRRLRLAATLTAAMVVIYFGFILLIAFDKPMMGRLIGRGLSVGIVAGALVIVASWILTWVYVRWANRHYDDAVREATR, from the coding sequence ATGACGGACCGTGAACATCGTCTGCGCGACATTGCGCGCCGGCGCCTTCGCCTCGCCGCGACGCTCACCGCGGCGATGGTCGTGATCTACTTCGGATTCATCCTCCTCATCGCGTTCGACAAGCCGATGATGGGGCGCCTGATCGGCCGCGGGCTGAGCGTCGGGATCGTGGCGGGGGCCCTCGTGATCGTGGCCTCGTGGATCCTCACGTGGGTCTACGTGCGCTGGGCCAACCGGCACTACGACGACGCCGTCCGGGAGGCCACGCGATGA
- a CDS encoding HD domain-containing protein, which yields MPDATQPSTPAVPHAGDQAVPVSEVLASLSRALDLTEGQPLGHSVRSCVIGMRLGREAGLGEDDLAELYYALLLKDAGCSSNAARLASVFGSDDHAVKPRLKTVDWDDRMALAVETWRASGMRQSLGSRLRYFLGVARQEHMARDVIATRCERGAEIARRLGFPKGTVEAIRSLDEHWNGNGHPEGRSGEAIPLLSRILNIAQTIEVFWASEGPEATATMLRDRRGRWFDPTLTDRAVAMLPDPSLWVSVQSPDVDALVVAMEPVAEMRRVGARGLDDIARAYADIIDAKSPFTFRHSSQVAAYATAIGEQLRFDAATMTRTRRAALLHDIGKVGVSNRILDKNGPLDLDERAAIERHPLHTWEILRRISAFADFARQAATHHEKLDGTGYPWNLGADELDLPSRALVVADIYEALTASRPYRDGMSVEKALGILERDKGTRLDASCVDALAAVVTRDAGEDSL from the coding sequence ATGCCCGACGCCACTCAGCCGTCCACACCGGCCGTTCCCCATGCTGGCGACCAGGCTGTTCCCGTCTCGGAGGTGCTCGCGTCGCTCTCGCGCGCGCTCGACCTGACCGAGGGGCAGCCGCTCGGGCACTCCGTGCGTTCCTGCGTGATCGGCATGAGGCTCGGCCGCGAAGCCGGGCTCGGGGAGGACGACCTCGCGGAGCTGTACTACGCGTTGTTGCTCAAGGACGCCGGCTGTTCGAGCAACGCGGCGCGCCTCGCGTCGGTGTTCGGATCGGACGACCACGCCGTCAAGCCGCGTCTGAAGACCGTGGACTGGGACGATCGCATGGCCCTGGCCGTGGAAACCTGGCGCGCCAGCGGCATGCGTCAGTCGTTAGGCTCGCGCCTGCGCTACTTCCTGGGCGTGGCCCGTCAGGAGCACATGGCGCGCGACGTGATCGCGACGCGGTGCGAGCGCGGCGCCGAGATCGCGCGCCGCCTGGGGTTTCCCAAGGGCACGGTCGAGGCGATCCGATCGCTCGACGAGCACTGGAACGGCAACGGGCATCCCGAAGGTCGCTCCGGCGAGGCCATTCCGCTCCTGTCGCGCATCCTGAACATCGCGCAGACGATCGAGGTCTTCTGGGCCAGCGAAGGCCCCGAGGCGACGGCCACGATGCTTCGCGATCGGCGGGGTCGCTGGTTCGATCCCACGCTCACGGATCGTGCGGTGGCGATGCTGCCCGATCCCTCGCTGTGGGTGAGCGTGCAGAGTCCCGACGTCGACGCCCTGGTGGTGGCGATGGAGCCGGTGGCCGAGATGCGGCGCGTCGGCGCCCGGGGCCTGGACGACATCGCCAGGGCCTACGCGGACATCATCGACGCAAAGTCCCCGTTCACGTTCCGGCACTCGTCGCAGGTGGCCGCGTACGCGACCGCCATCGGCGAGCAGCTGCGTTTTGACGCGGCGACGATGACGCGGACGCGACGGGCCGCGTTGCTGCACGACATCGGCAAGGTCGGCGTCTCGAACCGCATCCTCGACAAGAACGGGCCGCTCGACCTCGATGAGCGCGCGGCCATCGAGCGGCATCCCCTGCACACGTGGGAGATCCTGCGACGCATCAGCGCGTTCGCGGACTTCGCGCGCCAGGCCGCGACGCATCACGAGAAGCTCGACGGCACGGGATATCCGTGGAACCTCGGCGCCGATGAACTGGACCTGCCGTCGCGCGCGCTGGTGGTGGCGGACATCTATGAAGCCCTGACCGCCTCGCGCCCGTATCGCGACGGCATGTCGGTGGAGAAGGCACTGGGCATCCTGGAGCGGGACAAGGGCACGCGACTCGACGCATCGTGCGTCGATGCCCTCGCGGCCGTGGTCACGCGCGACGCCGGCGAAGACTCGCTGTAG
- a CDS encoding GMC family oxidoreductase, with the protein MIDRACDIIVVGSGAGGGAVAASLAPMVAQGVRVLVLEQGPRLDDHEYTGREEEMADVLYEDGGGFLTADGSMTLAFGRLYGGSTVVYTGTSLIAPDRVIRGWCVPGLDQADLQRRSEKYMAQNHVHYLPRVLLNENNKLFFNGCYRLGFRAEQFPLNVNGCQGSSLCNLGCPNGAKMGTHRVQLPAAERLGVEVVTRAEVLRLEQRVAVVRVHDKPPGGKGRPSEWAPGEYRVSARLIVAAGGAIGTSALLLRSPVTQRVPGLGESFTCHPAHILVAEHDREITNDVGHPKSYYLDRAIEEGFVLETCMYFPFTTAKNLTGFGPEHSALMRAYRRLQMVLVLACDKAVPGNRVTVDRHGKPVVHYTFTDAVVKSMVAATRTSARIFFSAGARRVHAPSADPPLIDRADAYRVDDLVTAEHFLTGRLSISAAHLMGGCGMGAEGAGVTDSRGRVYGVPWLRVADSALFPDALQINPYLTVMALADRVAEGIREDWPRLAAPATDSTRASARDP; encoded by the coding sequence GTGATCGACCGCGCCTGCGACATCATCGTCGTCGGCTCGGGCGCCGGAGGTGGCGCCGTCGCGGCGTCGCTGGCACCGATGGTGGCCCAGGGTGTTCGCGTGCTGGTGCTCGAGCAGGGCCCGCGGCTCGACGACCATGAATACACGGGCCGCGAAGAGGAGATGGCCGATGTCCTCTATGAAGATGGCGGCGGCTTTCTCACGGCCGACGGCAGCATGACCCTCGCGTTCGGGCGGCTCTACGGCGGATCGACGGTGGTGTACACCGGCACGTCGCTCATTGCGCCCGATCGCGTCATCCGCGGGTGGTGCGTGCCGGGCCTCGACCAAGCCGACCTGCAGCGTCGCAGCGAGAAGTACATGGCGCAGAACCACGTGCACTACCTGCCGCGCGTGCTGCTCAACGAGAACAACAAGCTGTTCTTCAATGGCTGCTATCGGCTCGGATTCCGGGCCGAGCAGTTTCCGCTCAACGTGAACGGGTGTCAGGGCTCGTCGCTCTGCAACCTGGGGTGCCCTAACGGCGCAAAGATGGGCACGCACCGCGTACAGCTGCCGGCCGCCGAGCGCCTGGGCGTCGAGGTCGTGACGCGTGCCGAGGTCCTGCGGCTGGAGCAGCGGGTGGCGGTCGTGCGCGTCCATGACAAGCCGCCAGGGGGCAAGGGCCGGCCCTCGGAGTGGGCGCCGGGCGAATACCGCGTGTCGGCTCGCCTCATCGTCGCGGCCGGAGGAGCCATCGGTACGAGCGCGCTGTTGCTGCGCTCACCGGTCACGCAGCGCGTTCCCGGGCTCGGCGAAAGCTTCACGTGCCACCCGGCGCACATCCTGGTCGCCGAACACGATCGCGAGATCACCAACGACGTGGGCCACCCCAAGAGCTACTACCTCGATCGTGCCATCGAAGAGGGCTTCGTTCTCGAAACGTGCATGTACTTTCCCTTCACCACGGCCAAGAACCTCACCGGCTTTGGTCCGGAGCACAGCGCGCTGATGCGCGCGTATCGACGGTTGCAGATGGTTCTGGTCCTCGCCTGCGACAAGGCCGTGCCGGGGAATCGCGTCACGGTCGATCGGCACGGAAAGCCGGTGGTGCACTACACCTTCACGGATGCCGTCGTGAAGTCGATGGTCGCGGCGACGCGCACGTCGGCGCGCATCTTCTTTTCCGCCGGCGCACGGCGCGTCCACGCGCCGTCGGCCGATCCCCCGCTGATCGATCGCGCCGACGCCTATCGCGTCGATGACCTCGTGACCGCCGAGCACTTCCTCACTGGGCGCCTGTCGATCTCGGCGGCGCACCTGATGGGCGGGTGCGGCATGGGCGCCGAAGGGGCCGGTGTCACCGATTCGCGCGGACGAGTCTACGGCGTGCCGTGGCTCAGGGTCGCCGACAGCGCGCTCTTTCCCGATGCGCTGCAGATCAATCCCTATTTGACCGTCATGGCGCTGGCCGATCGCGTGGCCGAGGGCATTCGCGAGGACTGGCCACGCCTCGCGGCGCCGGCGACCGATTCGACTCGAGCGTCGGCCCGGGACCCCTAA
- a CDS encoding DUF4440 domain-containing protein: MRAFPFGSLLVFALVACAAPQEETEAPAATAPDPTAVRAAIDAINAENTAAMSSGDSARAMGILAHYEDGAMVMMPGAPGMAGRAAIEQGIIGMLSTAKISDMNVTTADVIVTGDYAIESGTFSWTLTPKGGKPAPDKGKYLTVWHRQADGSWKILRDINNSDIAPPTS; encoded by the coding sequence ATGCGTGCCTTCCCGTTCGGCAGTCTGCTGGTCTTCGCGCTCGTCGCATGCGCTGCGCCCCAGGAAGAGACCGAGGCTCCGGCCGCCACCGCACCCGACCCCACAGCGGTTCGGGCGGCGATAGACGCCATCAATGCCGAGAACACCGCTGCCATGTCATCGGGCGACAGCGCACGCGCCATGGGGATCCTGGCGCACTATGAAGACGGAGCCATGGTGATGATGCCGGGAGCGCCAGGGATGGCGGGGAGAGCAGCGATCGAGCAGGGCATCATCGGCATGCTCTCCACCGCGAAGATCTCCGACATGAACGTGACCACCGCCGACGTGATCGTCACCGGCGACTACGCGATCGAGTCGGGCACCTTCTCGTGGACGCTCACCCCCAAGGGCGGCAAGCCCGCGCCCGACAAGGGCAAGTACCTGACGGTCTGGCACCGGCAGGCCGACGGCTCATGGAAGATCTTGCGCGACATCAACAACAGCGACATCGCTCCACCCACGAGTTAG